In Trichoderma atroviride chromosome 2, complete sequence, one DNA window encodes the following:
- a CDS encoding uncharacterized protein (TransMembrane:1 (o959-978i)) translates to MRILPNRLLSSSPSPSIGANSRSESPMRPKNDGSGLTGSPASGLALKVVIMRARNLAAKDRSGTSDPYLVVTLGDSRVVTHSVPKTLNPEWNVIEELPISSVQNLVLDVICWDKDRFGKDYLGEFDLALEEIFQNEQPEQEPRWFPLKSKRPGKKTSIVSGEVQLQFTLFDATDPTISPQQLFEKFSTLVGSVPVGSSRNVTPTETPLLSPSGTTRLGVASSPDEDDDEDDLTELEEEIGDDAEDPSKPETAEKRRRRLRIKGLKKKRRQNPYAFTNGDSDVVGIIYLEICKITDLPPESNLTRTGFDMDPFVVASLGKKTYRTRRVRHNLNPIFNEKMIFPVQGHEKQYSFAFTVIDHDKYSGNDFIASCNLPIQTLIEKAPQADPETGLYEVRTPEPETPAPVATKSRLQRLGVSRSSSTSSLSKMMRSQGPPPRSVPSNGDGVAPQSSSSSLSPADALNNSVVEASPEMDSEDPDFSEYSIPLKMKNLDKWESKHNPIIYLKAKYVPYPALRQQFWRALLKQYDTDESGLISRIELSTMLDTLGSTLKDSTIDSFFSRFPHKAADNEDSWELTFDEAVLCLEDQLQAKTRSGSKTPTLDVKNLSLSSRSDDSVGQPRSEGSGDSTPQIMVEPPAEATTPNDEGEEGYFDTEDSKEEHVVEIRECPICHQPRLNKRSDGDIITHIATCASQDWRQVNTVLVGGFVTASQAQRKWYSKVITKISYGGYKLGANSANILVQDRLTGQINEEKMSVYVRLGIRLLYKGLKSRDMENKRIRRMLKNLSIKQGKKFDDPASRDEIEKFIEFHRLDMSEVLLPIEEFKNFNEFFYRALKPGARPCSAPDNPHIIVSPADCRSVVFNQLTQATKIWVKGREFNMKRLLGDAYPDDVSRFENGALGIFRLAPQDYHRFHIPVDGVMGKPKTIAGEYYTVNPMAIRSALDVYGENVRVLVPIDSEVHGRVMVICVGAMMVGSTVITRNEGERVRRAEELGYFAFGGSTLLVLFEPGKMRFDDDLVDNSNGALETLIRVGMSVGHSPNQVQWAPDMRKNEKDITEADKQDAKRRIQGSAAMEEESPGDSGDDGRAKKRMSMPPTVNTMAASAL, encoded by the exons ATGCGTATCCTCCCGAACCGCctgctctcctcctctccatcccCATCCATCGGTGCGAATTCACGAAGCGAGAGCCCAATGCGACCCAAGAACGACGGCTCCGGCCTCACGGGCAGTCCAGCCTCTGGACTGGCCCTCAAGGTGGTCATCATGCGG GCAAGGAATCTGGCAGCCAAGGACCGTAGCGGGACCTCGGATCCG TATCTCGTGGTCACACTTGGTGACTCTCGGGTTGTCACCCACTCCGTCCCCAAAACGCTGAATCCCGAATGGAACGTTATCGAAGAGCTGCCCATCAGCTCTGTACAAAATCTGGTGCTCGACGTCATTTGCTGGGACAAGGACCGTTTTGGCAAAGACTACCTCGGCGAGTTTGATTTGGCGCTCGAGGAGATCTTCCAGAACGAGCAACCCGAGCAGGAGCCGCGCTGGTTTCCCCTCAAGAGCAAGCGTCCCGGCAAGAAGACGAGCATCGTTTCCGGCGAGGTGCAGCTCCAGTTCACTCTGTTTGACGCCACAGACCCTACCATCTCTCCCCAGCAGTTGTTTGAAAAGTTCTCTACTCTTGTTGGCTCGGTCCCTGTCGGCTCGTCCCGAAATGTCACACCAACCGAGACCCCACTACTATCTCCGAGCGGGACAACGCGATTGGGAGTCGCATCGTCCcccgatgaggatgacgatgaggacgaccTTACTGAGCTCGAGGAAGAGAttggcgacgatgctgaAGACCCCTCCAAACCAGAGACTGCCGAGAAGCGTCGGCGGCGACTCCGCATCAAGGgcctgaaaaagaagagacggcAGAATCCATATGCTTTTACCAACGGCGACTCTGATGTTGTGGGAATCATCTATCTTGAAATCTGTAAGATCACAGATCTTCCACCCGAGTCCAACTTGACCCGGACAGGCTTCGATATGGACCCGTTCGTTGTGGCATCTCTTGGCAAGAAGACATACCGCACGAGGCGGGTTCGACACAACCTCAACCCAATTTTCAACGAGAAGATGATTTTCCCCGTCCAGGGCCACGAGAAGCAATATTCATTCGCTTTCACAGTCATTGATCATGATAAATACTCTGGCAACGACTTCATCGCCTCTTGCAACCTGCCTATCCAGACTCTTATAGAAAAAGCGCCACAGGCAGACCCGGAAACAGGGCTGTACGAGGTCCGAACTCCAGAGCCAGAGACACCCGCCCCAGTTGCCACAAAATCTCGCCTCCAACGTCTTGGAGTGTCTCGTTCTTCGTCGACGTCGAGCCTAAGCAAGATGATGCGGTCACAGGGGCCACCTCCTCGATCTGTTCCTTCAAATGGCGACGGGGTCGCTCCACAATCTAGCAGTTCATCATTGTCACCCGCGGATGCTCTCAATAACTCTGTCGTTGAAGCGTCACCAGAGATGGATTCAGAGGACCCCGATTTTTCAGAGTACTCTATACcactgaagatgaagaacttGGACAAGTGGGAAAGCAAGCACAACCCAATCATCTATCTCAAGGCCAAGTATGTGCCATATCCAGCTCTCCGCCAGCAGTTTTGGCGGGCGCTGTTAAAACAGTATGATACAGACGAAAGTGGCCTCATTAGCAGGATTGAGCTAAGCACGATGCTTGATACTCTGGGTTCCACCTTGAAAGATTCCACAATCGACAGCTTCTTTTCACGCTTCCCTCACAAGGCTGCTGATAACGAAGACTCATGGGAGCTGACCTTTGACGAAGCCGTCCTCTGTCTCGAGGATCAACTGCAAGCCAAGACCCGATCTGGATCCAAGACTCCTACTCTGGATGTCAAGAACCTCAGCCTTTCCAGCAGGTCTGATGATTCGGTCGGACAGCCACGCTCCGAGGGCTCGGGAGATTCGACGCCTCAGATTATGGTTGAGCCACCAGCCGAGGCCACCACGCCAAACGACGAAGGGGAAGAGGGGTATTTTGACACCGAAGACAGCAAGGAAGAGCATGTTGTGGAGATTCGGGAATGCCCCATCTGCCACCAACCCCGTCTCAACAAGCGCAGTGACGGCGATATCATTACACACATTGCTACGTGTGCAAGTCAAGACTGGCGCCAGGTCAACACCGTCCTCGTGGGAGGTTTCGTCACGGCCAGCCAAGCGCAGAGGAAATGGTACTCAAAGGTCATCACCAAAATATCCTACGGTGGATACAAGCTTGGTGCCAACTCGGCAAATATTCTGGTTCAGGATCGCCTCACTGGGCAGATTaacgaggagaagatgagcgTTTATGTGCGACTGGGCATTCGACTGCTTTACAAGGGCCTGAAATCTCGAGATATGGAGAATAAACGCA TTCGGAGAATGCTCAAGAATTTGAGCATCAAGCAGGGCAAGAAGTTTGACGATCCTGCTTCGCGAGATGAAATTGAAAAATTCATTGAGTTTCATCGTCTGGACATGTCTGAGGTGTTGCTGCCGATTGAAGAATTCAAGAACTTCAACGAATTCTTCTATCGTGCTCTTAAGCCTGGCGCCAGGCCGTGTTCAGCGCCAGACAACCCTCACATTATCGTCTCGCCGGCAGATTGTCGAAGCGTTGTCTTCAACCAACTCACACAAGCGACCAAGATTTGGGTCAAGGGCCGCGAATTCAACATGAAGAGGCTACTTGGAGATGCTTACCCGGACGACGTCTCGCGATTTGAGAATGGTGCTCTGGGCATCTTCCGACTGGCCCCTCAAGATTACCACAGATTCCATATCCCTGTGGATGGTGTCATGGGTAAGCCTAAGACCATTGCCGGCGAGTATTACACAGTGAACCCGATGGCGATTCGTTCAGCATTGGATGTTTACGGTGAGAATGTGAGAGTGCTGGTGCCGATTGACAGCGAAGTCCACGGGCGGGTCATGGTGATCTGTGTCGGCGCCATGATGGTGGGTAGCACAGTCATCACACGCAATGAAGGTGAGCGTGTGCGTCGCGCTGAGGAGCTTGGCTACTTTGCATTTGGCGGCAGCACATTGCTGGTGCTATTTGAACCCGGCAAAATGCGATTCGACGATGATCTCGTGGATAATTCTAACGGAGCTCTCGAGACATTG ATTCGAGTCGGCATGTCAGTTGGTCACTCGCCTAACCAAGTACAGTGGGCTCCAGACATGCGGAAGAATGAGAAGGACATCACAGAGGCAGACAAGCAGGATGCGAAGCGACGAATCCAGGGCAGCGCGGCGATGGAAGAGGAGTCGCCCGGAGACAGTGGCGATGATGGTcgggccaagaagagaatgtCCATGCCACCCACTGTCAACACGATGGCAGCATCAGCCCTGTAG
- a CDS encoding uncharacterized protein (EggNog:ENOG41), translating to MEQVHGVDVSWMTQGSPKDKFNKAVFAPAKSPVATVQPRSVPSNSPPKLSPSSTAEKAEAKPEVNGKPEANGKPTGQTQPIPVNGSSNARRLSRSGSIEKNGSSATPPHRRNSWFSNISAKFSSSAAPQANGNGNVLGHTQYQLPQQPPPPQQQQPAPSTSPDPPVPKITPTKNAVLQHGLKPEGDEPYTPAPPKSGQAGLLGVFRRLSSSSGGGPLGPTGKINHGLVERRVLNVDRGRDRCPISELKDNKLRRVSFLVDVEIAPMPKYADAEAEPKPMADIAQKKKLSEKGEGEALKHPKTAEAQKEASSSSAESVTPDAKPRETAETKEAKPTANGAKETDSPDDSNAAPKDTTRKKEKKKRSEEERKARKEKRRRLAEESGSIPIEIHYDRAGSLELLNGKYPSTCPVRVYRRCCQLRETPILKKITEQLSDANNVLPNGCVNKIDLTGYFMQLQDLITLGDYLAVIPVKEIILQNSGLSDEGVRVILAGLLAAKNAEPSKRRKSKFLPQEMGGVVERLVLKENKLGPDGWKHISLFIYKCRSLKYLDLSCIPFPRQAPANANAALQNGVHLPLTIGDIFSKALANRPTGSTLEMLSIGETEPSMEQLGKVIDGVIKCGIKRLGMARNPLDAEGAQHVVRYLESGNCEGLDLGGIDLKEHMDVIASSIKETDPLWALSMSDCNINPSTLCKILPTLAKLEHLVFIDLSHNHDLFQSTPNAVGLLRRYLPKMHALKRLHLSDVGMTSEQAIAIVEVVPEALHLCHLSLLGNTEIMALANAKTEEAQEEACALYASLMAAARLSKSMICVDIEVPSEDSGEIVKAMAKQVVAYCLQNIEHLHDAEINKAVTAALAEAKGEPVDAKLASYPDVLAHIVGQDVLFQDDLEDDGSGPDEDYVIGGTGVVKALACCLKNRGDESRRASGEFLRELSSTDEEPFIGPKFRTGGKAKDFSKHLLAGARKIRLRLQPALNKARANPSDELNLRKLTFLDDTLQGIIKRFEDEYPDTREHPEDVVAHVPIAQGEKEVLSSSPPAGDDAVAVGSDVEEEGELREPRPLSRSNSILGRKLAEEEGRVHRVGHRFRSGITDHVNLLSTLDDVENDPNHVRVLADLADDVGGEFLELAKQKGAVQAFKDHKEMLFAALKESDPEYWDRFVEAQGKARANINLPGTEKNRERPQLAQDNDSAIAD from the exons ATGGAACAGGTCCATGGCGTCGACGTCAGTTGGATGACGCAGGGCTCGCCCAAAG ATAAATTCAACAAGGCAGTCTTCGCGCCCGCGAAATCCCCCGTTGCCACTGTGCAACCACGAAGCGTCCCCAGCAATTCCCCGCCCAAGCTGAGCCCTTCCTCAACCgcagaaaaggccgaggccaagcCTGAGGTCAATGGAAAGCCTGAAGCCAACGGGAAACCCACCGGCCAAACGCAGCCAATTCCCGTCAATGGCTCAAGCAACGCCAGACGTCTCTCTCGATCGGGCTCAATTGAAAAGAACGGCTCCAGCGCGACACCACCTCACCGACGTAACTCATGGTTCTCCAACATCTCAGCTAAATTCTcaagctcagcagctccCCAAGCAAATGGAAATGGCAATGTACTTGGCCATACTCAGTATCAACTgccccagcagccgccgcctccgcagcaacaacaaccgGCACCTTCAACAAGTCCGGATCCTCCCGTTCCAAAGATTACGCCAACCAAGAACGCTGTTCTCCAACATGGGCTCAAGCCAGAAGGAGATGAACCGTACACGCCAGCCCCACCGAAATCCGGCCAGGCTGGATTGCTCGGCGTATTTCGCCGCctgtcctcttcatcaggaGGCGGTCCCCTTGGCCCCACCGGCAAGATCAACCACGGGTTGGTGGAACGCCGCGTTTTGAATGTGGATCGCGGCCGAGATAGGTGTCCTATTTCGGAGCTGAAGGACAACAAGCTGAGGCGGGTGTCCTTTCTCGTTGATGTCGAGATTGCACCGATGCCAAAATATGCGGATGCCGAGGCAGAGCCTAAACCAATGGCTGACATTgctcaaaagaaaaaattgagCGAAAAGGGGGAAGGGGAGGCATTGAAACATCCCAAAACTGCCGAAGCGCAGAAagaagcatcttcttcctcagcagAGAGCGTCACACCCGATGCTAAACCTCGTGAAACGGCCGAGACCAAGGAAGCCAAACCGACGGCCAATGGCGCAAAGGAGACGGACAGTCCAGACGACTCAAATGCCGCTCCAAAAGACAcaacaagaaagaaggaaaagaagaagcgaagcGAAGAGGAACGCAAagccagaaaagaaaagaggcgaCGGCTTGCCGAGGAAAGCGGAAGCATTCCCATAGAGATTCATTATGACAGGGCGGGCTCTCTAGAGTTGCTCAATGGCAAGTATCCGTCGACATGCCCGGTCAGAGTTTATCGCAGATGCTGTCAACTTCGCGAAACGCCCATTCTTAAGAAAATCACTGAGCAACTGAGCGATGCCAACAATGTTTTACCCAACGGTTGTGTGAACAAAATTGATCTAACAGGCTACTTCATGCAGCTGCAAGATCTCATTACACTAGGCGATTATCTTGCTGTTATACCTGTTAAAGAAATCATTCTGCAAAACAGCGGGCTTAGCGATGAAGGCGTTCGAGTCATTCTTGCTGGCCTCTTGGCAGCGAAAAACGCAGAACCGTCGAAGCGCAGGAAGTCGAAATTTCTGCCTCAGGAGATGGGTGGAGTGGTCGAGAGACTTGTCCtgaaagaaaacaagctGGGCCCGGACGGCTGGAAGCACATTTCGCTCTTCATCTACAAGTGCCGGTCGCTCAAGTATCTCGATCTCTCTTGCATCCCCTTCCCGCGCCAAGCGcccgccaacgccaacgccgctCTTCAGAATGGCGTCCACCTCCCTCTTACAATAGGAGACATCTTTTCCAAGGCCCTCGCAAATCGCCCAACAGGATCGACGCTCGAGATGCTTAGTATCGGTGAGACTGAACCCAGCATGGAGCAACTTGGCAAGGTCATCGATGGTGTGATTAAATGTGGCATCAAGCGGCTCGGAATGGCTCGCAACCCGCTCGATGCGGAGGGTGCCCAGCATGTGGTAAGATATCTGGAGTCTGGGAACTGCGAAGGGCTTGATCTAGGCGGGATCGATCTCAAGGAGCACATGGACGTTATTGCCTCGTCAATCAAGGAGACCGATCCGCTATGGGCGTTGAGCATGTCTGACTGCAACATCAATCCCTCGACTCTGTGCAAGATCTTGCCCACTTTGGCCAAGCTAGAACATCTCGTCTTCATTGACCTTTCGCACAACCATGATCTGTTCCAATCAACACCCAACGCCGTTGGTCTGCTTAGAAG ATATCTACCCAAAATGCACGCTCTCAAACGACTACACCTGTCTGATGTCGGCATGACCTCTGAGCAGGCCATTGCAATCGTCGAAGTTGTACCAGAGGCTCTTCACCTCTGCCACCTCAGTCTTCTTGGAAATACCGAAATTATGGCTCTGGCCAACGCCAAGACCGAGGAAGCGCAAGAGGAAGCCTGCGCGTTGTATGCATCGttgatggctgctgcaaggctgTCCAAGAGCATGATATGCGTGGATATCGAAGTCCCTAGTGAAGACTCTGGCGAAAttgtcaaggccatggcaaagCAAGTTGTGGCTTACTGCTTGCAGAACATTGAGCATCTGCATGATGCCGAGATTAACAAGGCAGTGACCGCGGCGCTCGCTGAGGCAAAAGGAGAGCCTGTCGATGCCAAACTCGCCTCCTATCCTGATGTGCTCGCACATATTGTCGGCCAAGATGTCCTCTTCCAAGATGATCTGGAAGACGACGGTTCAGGACCGGACGAAGACTACGTCATTGGCGGTACGGGCGTGGTCAAAGCACTTGCCTGCTGCCTCAAGAACCGCGGCGATGAATCCCGCCGGGCGTCTGGTGAATTCCTGCGAGAGCTCAGCTCTACGGACGAAGAACCCTTTATTGGGCCCAAATTTAGGACTGgtggcaaggccaaggattTCTCGAAACACCTGCTGGCCGGCGCTCGCAAGATCCGTCTTCGTCTCCAGCCGGCATTGAACAAAGCTAGAGCCAACCCGAGTGACGAGTTGAACCTGCGCAAGCTGACATTCCTGGACGATACGCTGCAAGGTATCATCAAACGATTCGAAGATGAGTATCCCGACACTCGCGAGCATCCAGAGGACGTAGTCGCCCATGTACCGATAGCTCAAGGGGAGAAGGAGGTGCTATCGTCGTCGCCACCTGCTGGGGACGATGCGGTGGCAGTTGGCTCAGACGTCGAGGAAGAGGGCGAACTCCGTGAGCCTAGGCCCCTCTCGCGTAGCAACTCAATACTGGGCAggaagctggccgaggaagaaggtcGCGTGCACCGTGTCGGCCACAGATTCCGATCCGGTATTACCGACCATGTCAACCTTCTCTCCACCCTTGATGACGTGGAAAACGATCCCAACCACGTCCGTGTGCTGGCCGATCTTGCAGACGATGTTGGTGGTGAGTTCTTGGAATTAGCCAAGCAGAAGGGTGCCGTTCAGGCATTCAAGGACCACAAGGAGATGCTGTTTGCGGCCTTGAAAGAGAGCGACCCCGAATACTGGGACAGATTTGTGGAGGCGCAAGGCAAGGCTCGAGCCAACATCAACCTGCCAGGCACCGAAAAGAATAGAGAGAGGCCACAGCTAGCTCAAGATAACGACAGCGCCATTGCAGACTAA